The proteins below come from a single Acidovorax sp. NCPPB 4044 genomic window:
- the ptsP gene encoding phosphoenolpyruvate--protein phosphotransferase, whose amino-acid sequence MSTIPVEVRLGAAPHNREDAVRAAGALLAQAGHIQPAYVDSLLQREKVANTFLGEGLAIPHGMVEDKHLVRRTGLAVLQVPAGVRWGDDAKQARLVVAIAAASDEHIQVLRRLTRVMRDGALMDRLATTGDAADIVRALTADAPAGGADGGAQAAALEDFPLGRDLSLNYPSGLHARPAGEWARVAGRFQARVHVRCGDTVADAKSVAALLGLGAGRGAQLRLSAQGPDASAALSTLHATIVRLGDEEARQAELSAARQAQAQGLGRELGDWQPAARHTFTGIAASPGLVVGTLVLAGETALEVDDRFTSVAAEAGALDRALAAAQAQLERLAADARGAGRAEQAGIFGAHQGLLQDAELLQAVSRAVVQRHGAAWAWRHALNERVAAQRALPDATLAARAADLQDVGERVLRHLLGRGDEGGAGPAGDAWPDDAILLADDISPSVAAQIDTTRVRGFCTARGGPTAHTAILARALGLPAVVAAGPGVLPAQEGAAGPALAGAVAILDGYRGRLYVAPSETALVEARERMERLARRQEAEARTRREPATTTDGHTVEIAANVNRADQAAKALEAGAEGVGLMRTEFLFLERDTVPDEDDQYEAYRAMAEALQGRPLVVRTLDIGGDKRVPHLDLPVEDNPFLGVRGARLALRRDDLLVPQLRALYRAARHGPLQVMFPMISTVEEVRTLRARMEAVRAELQAPAVPVGIMIEVPSAALIADRLAAHVDFFSIGTNDLTQYVLAVDRQHPELAGMADSLHPAVLRLVERTVAGARLHGRWVGVCGGLAGEPLGAALLTGLGVQELSMSTGDIGTVKALLRRHALAELQALARRALEADTADEVRALGAELRPAAE is encoded by the coding sequence ATGTCCACCATTCCGGTCGAGGTCCGCCTGGGAGCGGCCCCGCACAACCGCGAGGACGCGGTGCGCGCCGCCGGCGCGCTGCTGGCGCAGGCCGGCCACATCCAGCCCGCCTATGTCGACAGCCTGCTGCAGCGCGAGAAGGTGGCCAACACCTTCCTCGGCGAAGGGCTGGCCATTCCGCACGGCATGGTGGAAGACAAGCACCTCGTGCGCCGCACGGGCCTGGCGGTGCTGCAGGTGCCCGCCGGCGTGCGCTGGGGCGACGATGCCAAGCAGGCGCGGCTGGTGGTGGCCATCGCAGCGGCGTCTGACGAGCACATCCAGGTGCTGCGCCGGCTCACGCGCGTGATGCGCGACGGTGCGCTGATGGACCGGCTGGCGACCACGGGCGACGCGGCGGACATTGTGCGCGCGCTCACGGCCGATGCGCCGGCGGGCGGTGCGGACGGCGGCGCGCAGGCCGCGGCGCTGGAGGATTTTCCGCTGGGGCGCGATCTGTCCCTCAACTACCCGAGCGGGCTGCATGCGCGGCCGGCCGGCGAATGGGCGCGCGTGGCCGGCCGCTTCCAGGCGCGCGTGCACGTGCGCTGCGGCGACACGGTGGCCGATGCCAAGAGCGTGGCCGCGCTGCTGGGCCTGGGCGCGGGGCGCGGCGCGCAGCTGCGGCTGTCGGCGCAGGGGCCCGATGCGTCGGCGGCGCTCTCCACGCTGCACGCCACCATCGTGCGGCTGGGCGACGAGGAGGCGCGGCAGGCCGAGCTGTCGGCCGCGCGGCAGGCCCAGGCGCAGGGCCTGGGGCGCGAGTTGGGCGACTGGCAGCCTGCGGCGCGGCACACCTTCACGGGCATCGCGGCCAGCCCGGGCCTCGTGGTGGGCACGCTGGTGCTCGCGGGCGAAACCGCGCTGGAGGTGGACGACCGCTTCACCTCGGTGGCCGCCGAGGCCGGCGCGCTGGACCGCGCGCTCGCCGCCGCACAGGCGCAACTGGAACGACTGGCTGCCGACGCACGCGGCGCGGGCCGGGCCGAGCAGGCGGGCATCTTCGGCGCGCACCAGGGCCTGCTGCAGGACGCCGAGCTGCTGCAGGCCGTGAGCCGCGCGGTGGTGCAGCGCCATGGCGCCGCCTGGGCGTGGCGCCATGCGCTGAACGAGCGCGTGGCCGCGCAGCGCGCGCTGCCCGACGCCACGCTGGCCGCGCGCGCAGCCGACCTGCAGGACGTGGGCGAGCGCGTGCTGCGCCACCTGCTGGGCCGCGGCGACGAGGGCGGCGCAGGCCCCGCGGGCGATGCCTGGCCCGACGACGCCATCCTGCTGGCCGACGACATCTCGCCTTCGGTGGCCGCGCAGATCGACACCACGCGCGTGCGCGGCTTCTGCACCGCGCGCGGCGGGCCCACGGCGCACACGGCCATCCTGGCGCGCGCGCTCGGCCTGCCGGCCGTGGTGGCCGCCGGCCCGGGCGTGCTGCCCGCGCAGGAAGGCGCCGCGGGCCCTGCCCTGGCCGGCGCGGTGGCCATCCTGGACGGCTACCGCGGGCGCCTGTACGTGGCGCCCAGCGAGACCGCGCTGGTCGAGGCGCGCGAGCGCATGGAGCGCCTGGCGCGGCGGCAGGAGGCCGAGGCGCGCACGCGCCGTGAGCCTGCCACCACCACCGACGGCCACACGGTGGAGATCGCCGCCAACGTGAACCGCGCCGACCAGGCCGCCAAGGCGCTGGAGGCCGGTGCCGAGGGCGTGGGCCTGATGCGCACCGAGTTCCTCTTCCTCGAACGCGACACCGTGCCGGACGAGGACGACCAGTACGAGGCCTACCGCGCCATGGCCGAGGCGCTGCAGGGCCGGCCGCTGGTGGTGCGCACGCTCGACATCGGCGGCGACAAGCGCGTGCCGCACCTCGACCTGCCGGTGGAGGACAACCCCTTCCTCGGCGTGCGCGGCGCGCGCCTCGCGCTGCGGCGCGACGACCTGCTGGTGCCGCAGCTGCGCGCGCTCTACCGCGCCGCGCGCCACGGCCCGCTGCAGGTGATGTTCCCGATGATCAGCACCGTGGAGGAAGTGCGCACGCTGCGCGCGCGCATGGAAGCCGTGCGCGCCGAGCTGCAGGCGCCCGCCGTGCCGGTGGGCATCATGATCGAGGTGCCCTCGGCGGCGCTGATCGCCGACCGGCTCGCCGCGCACGTGGATTTCTTCTCGATCGGCACCAACGACCTCACCCAGTACGTGCTGGCCGTGGACCGCCAGCACCCCGAGCTGGCCGGCATGGCCGACAGCCTGCACCCGGCGGTGCTGCGCCTCGTGGAGCGCACGGTGGCCGGCGCGCGGCTGCACGGCCGCTGGGTGGGCGTGTGCGGCGGGCTCGCGGGCGAGCCGCTGGGCGCGGCGCTGCTCACGGGCCTGGGCGTCCAGGAGCTGAGCATGAGCACCGGCGACATCGGCACCGTCAAGGCGCTGCTGCGCCGCCACGCGCTGGCCGAGCTGCAGGCCCTGGCGCGCCGCGCGCTGGAGGCGGACACCGCCGACGAAGTGCGCGCGCTGGGCGCGGAGCTGCGCCCCGCCGCCGAATGA
- a CDS encoding TonB family protein encodes MAPPFLAHLGLDAAADERAIRRAYAQRLKQIDSQADPGGFQDLRQAYESAMHWFAAGGAQAGPDAPEADEREPQALRADARDADPRADGVPRAAQAVPDMPDAPQPHAPPESVPAPAVPWAARDEALRREAARAAEASARQAFEDLRAMLPNGPRGAHAKVLAWLRAVMDGDRLVDLDARFLFERGVVSLLANGWHPGHEYLFGPAMDCFGWRGDRGRLADFGRSGAVVAAAIDELDFYDAQPKSERIPQRDLIRRLRDGRKPRAGFLLRNLPLAEHLLRLFPHWLHLITDTGNVQRWSAWAQAIPRWRRWLAYTPPVRRPSPPKAVRTSSWSVRIGWVFMGMLVLSALLRLLSNAPGHPSVPAQAGRVPSSGAIPHLGPGSPPPQDAVALTGVAPAVHAALAAPLRPSYPPSARRLGHEGRVVVSAAIGTDGQVRNAAVDQGSGHQDLDDAALAAVRNAVFLPARDAMGLPMASRYRIPVQFKLSSDAPAPAPPSRPRSYAERVRDTFLAQVLVRDDFPGNPVAEVTLRMNAQGAIESYRLSRPSGSQAWDDAVVAAVRRVPRVPADDSGKVPPDMVLSFRPKP; translated from the coding sequence ATGGCGCCCCCCTTTCTCGCGCACCTCGGCCTGGACGCGGCAGCGGACGAGCGGGCCATCCGCAGGGCGTACGCGCAGCGGCTCAAACAGATCGACTCGCAGGCAGATCCCGGCGGATTCCAGGACCTGCGCCAGGCCTACGAGTCGGCCATGCACTGGTTCGCGGCCGGTGGCGCTCAGGCCGGCCCGGACGCCCCGGAGGCGGACGAACGGGAGCCGCAGGCGCTGCGGGCCGATGCGCGGGACGCGGACCCGCGCGCCGACGGAGTGCCGCGCGCGGCGCAGGCCGTGCCGGACATGCCGGACGCTCCCCAGCCGCATGCGCCGCCGGAGAGCGTGCCCGCCCCGGCCGTGCCGTGGGCCGCGCGCGATGAAGCGCTGCGCCGGGAGGCCGCGCGGGCCGCGGAAGCGTCTGCGCGGCAGGCCTTCGAGGACCTGCGCGCCATGCTGCCGAACGGGCCGCGCGGCGCGCACGCGAAGGTGCTGGCCTGGCTGCGGGCGGTGATGGACGGCGACCGGCTCGTGGACCTGGACGCACGCTTTCTCTTCGAGCGCGGCGTGGTGTCCCTGCTGGCGAACGGTTGGCACCCCGGCCACGAATACCTCTTCGGCCCGGCGATGGACTGCTTCGGCTGGCGCGGCGACCGCGGGCGGCTGGCGGACTTCGGGCGCAGCGGGGCCGTGGTCGCGGCGGCCATCGACGAGCTGGATTTCTACGACGCCCAGCCGAAGAGCGAGCGCATTCCGCAGCGCGACCTCATCCGGCGCCTGCGGGACGGCCGGAAGCCGCGCGCAGGTTTCCTGCTGCGCAACCTGCCCCTGGCCGAGCACCTCCTGCGGCTGTTCCCGCACTGGCTGCACCTGATCACGGACACGGGCAATGTCCAGCGCTGGAGCGCCTGGGCGCAGGCCATCCCCCGGTGGCGCCGCTGGCTGGCCTACACGCCGCCGGTTCGCCGGCCTTCCCCACCGAAGGCGGTGCGCACTTCTTCATGGAGTGTGCGCATCGGGTGGGTCTTCATGGGGATGCTCGTGCTGAGTGCGCTGCTGAGGCTGCTCAGCAACGCGCCGGGCCATCCCTCCGTGCCGGCGCAGGCCGGCCGCGTGCCATCCTCCGGCGCGATCCCGCACCTCGGGCCCGGGAGCCCGCCGCCGCAGGATGCGGTGGCCCTCACGGGGGTGGCGCCGGCGGTGCATGCCGCCCTCGCCGCGCCGCTGCGGCCGTCCTATCCGCCCTCCGCGCGGCGGCTGGGGCACGAGGGGCGCGTGGTCGTGTCCGCCGCCATCGGCACGGACGGCCAGGTGCGCAATGCGGCCGTGGACCAGGGCTCGGGCCACCAGGACCTCGACGATGCGGCGCTTGCGGCGGTGCGCAATGCCGTCTTCCTGCCCGCCAGGGACGCCATGGGCCTGCCCATGGCCAGCCGGTACCGCATTCCCGTCCAATTCAAGCTCTCCAGCGACGCGCCTGCGCCCGCGCCGCCGAGCCGCCCGCGCAGTTACGCCGAGCGGGTGCGCGACACCTTCCTGGCCCAGGTCCTCGTGCGGGACGACTTTCCCGGCAACCCCGTCGCCGAGGTCACGCTGCGGATGAACGCGCAGGGTGCCATCGAGAGCTACCGGCTCAGCCGGCCCAGCGGCAGCCAGGCCTGGGACGATGCCGTGGTGGCCGCCGTGCGGCGCGTGCCGCGCGTGCCCGCGGACGACAGCGGCAAGGTGCCGCCGGACATGGTCCTCAGCTTCCGCCCGAAACCCTGA
- the purT gene encoding formate-dependent phosphoribosylglycinamide formyltransferase, producing MPITLGTPLSPSATKVMLLGSGELGKEVLIALQRLGVETIAVDRYDNAPGQQVAHHARTIAMSDPAQLKGLIEAERPHLVVPEIEAIATPMLEELEAAGTVRVIPTARAARLTMDREGIRRLAAETLGLPTSPYRFCDSLQELQAAIDAGIGYPCIVKPVMSSSGKGQSKIDGPADVQKAWDYAMAGGRVSHGRVIVEGFIDFDYEITQLTVRALGENGQVETHFCEPIGHVQVSGDYVESWQPQPMRTAALERARAIARAVTDNLGGQGLFGVELFVKGDEVWFSEVSPRPHDTGLVTLATQVQSEFELHARAILGLPVDTTLRSPGASAVIYGGMEAQGIAFDGVDEALRVPGTDLRLFGKPESFAKRRMGVAVAFAGSVEVARERAKLAASKVRPRKA from the coding sequence ATGCCCATCACCCTCGGCACCCCCCTCTCGCCTTCCGCCACCAAAGTCATGCTGCTCGGCTCCGGCGAGCTGGGCAAGGAAGTGCTCATCGCCCTGCAGCGCCTGGGCGTGGAAACCATTGCCGTGGACCGCTACGACAACGCGCCCGGCCAGCAGGTGGCCCACCATGCGCGCACCATCGCCATGAGCGATCCCGCGCAGCTCAAGGGCCTCATCGAGGCCGAGCGCCCGCACCTCGTCGTGCCCGAGATCGAGGCCATCGCCACGCCCATGCTCGAAGAGCTGGAGGCCGCCGGCACCGTGCGCGTGATCCCCACGGCCCGCGCCGCGCGCCTCACCATGGACCGCGAGGGCATCCGCCGACTCGCCGCCGAAACCCTCGGCCTGCCCACCAGCCCCTACCGCTTCTGCGACTCGCTGCAGGAACTGCAGGCCGCGATCGACGCGGGCATCGGCTACCCCTGCATCGTCAAGCCCGTGATGAGCAGCTCCGGCAAGGGCCAGAGCAAGATCGACGGCCCCGCCGACGTGCAAAAGGCCTGGGACTACGCCATGGCCGGCGGCCGCGTGAGCCACGGGCGCGTGATCGTCGAAGGCTTCATCGACTTCGACTACGAGATCACCCAGCTCACCGTGCGCGCTCTTGGCGAGAACGGGCAGGTGGAGACGCACTTCTGCGAGCCCATCGGCCACGTGCAGGTGAGCGGCGACTACGTGGAGAGCTGGCAGCCCCAGCCCATGCGCACCGCCGCGCTGGAGCGCGCCCGCGCCATTGCCCGGGCCGTGACCGACAACCTCGGCGGGCAGGGCCTCTTCGGGGTGGAGCTGTTCGTGAAGGGCGACGAGGTGTGGTTCAGCGAAGTGAGCCCGCGCCCTCACGACACGGGCCTGGTCACGCTGGCCACGCAGGTGCAGAGCGAGTTCGAGCTGCACGCGCGCGCCATCCTGGGCCTGCCCGTGGACACCACGCTGCGCAGCCCGGGTGCGAGCGCCGTGATCTACGGCGGCATGGAGGCCCAGGGCATCGCCTTCGACGGCGTGGACGAGGCGCTGCGCGTGCCCGGCACCGACCTGCGCCTCTTCGGCAAGCCCGAGAGCTTCGCGAAGCGCCGCATGGGCGTGGCCGTGGCGTTCGCAGGCAGCGTGGAGGTGGCTCGCGAGCGCGCCAAGCTCGCGGCCAGCAAGGTGCGGCCGCGCAAGGCGTGA
- a CDS encoding retropepsin-like aspartic protease, translated as MRRRRGGHARWRKSDCGASARLSDALLRESKAQYRITDPQVRMRTADGRITVARGIVIESMKVGSFELAGVPALVCADCVPLLGQASLRNFDMQSARTQGVEFLLLAKRGT; from the coding sequence ATGCGAAGGCGGCGCGGTGGCCATGCCCGATGGCGCAAAAGTGACTGCGGCGCATCCGCACGGCTGAGCGATGCGCTGCTGCGCGAATCGAAGGCGCAGTACCGGATCACCGACCCGCAGGTCAGAATGCGCACTGCCGACGGCCGGATCACGGTGGCCCGGGGCATCGTCATCGAATCGATGAAGGTCGGTTCGTTCGAACTCGCGGGTGTGCCCGCCCTGGTGTGCGCCGACTGCGTTCCGCTGCTGGGGCAGGCGAGCCTGCGCAACTTCGACATGCAGTCCGCCCGCACGCAGGGGGTAGAGTTCCTGCTGCTGGCGAAGCGCGGAACCTAG
- a CDS encoding LacI family DNA-binding transcriptional regulator, giving the protein MASIKDVAQHAGVSTTTVSRVLTTPGAVRAPLRERVERAIAELAYRPNLAARRLRQRRASLVGLIVSDIRSPFFTDVGRAVEDMAYRHGLRLILCNSDENPAKEQSYLELMADEQASGVILSPTMEGLQRLRPEAWPFPLVLVDRALEGTRVDRVVLDNHAAARRATEHLLQSGYERIALLAGTHSTTGQQRHAGYAEALAARGIAPQPLWVEPTRDAGERTTAQLLSAAAGKRPDALLATNGLLLLGALQAVQAAGLRTPQDIGIAGFDNNDWTALPALDVTTVAQPTYDIGRTAAELLLQRMQDPARPARRVVLEGELVVRGSSAGRGAAGARPRPAVRVSGGS; this is encoded by the coding sequence TTGGCCAGCATCAAGGATGTCGCGCAGCATGCCGGCGTGTCCACCACCACCGTCTCGCGCGTGCTCACCACGCCAGGCGCCGTGCGCGCGCCGCTGCGCGAGCGCGTGGAGCGCGCCATCGCCGAACTGGCCTACCGCCCCAACCTCGCGGCGCGCCGGCTGCGCCAGCGCCGCGCCTCGCTCGTGGGGCTGATCGTCTCGGACATCCGCAGCCCCTTCTTCACCGACGTGGGCCGCGCCGTGGAGGACATGGCCTACCGGCACGGCCTGCGGCTGATCCTCTGCAACAGCGACGAGAACCCGGCCAAGGAGCAGTCGTACCTGGAGCTGATGGCCGACGAACAGGCGAGCGGCGTGATCCTCTCGCCCACGATGGAGGGCCTGCAGCGCCTGCGCCCCGAGGCCTGGCCGTTTCCGCTCGTGCTGGTGGACCGCGCGCTGGAGGGCACGCGCGTGGACCGCGTGGTGCTGGACAACCACGCCGCGGCGCGCCGCGCCACCGAGCACCTGCTGCAGTCGGGCTACGAGCGCATCGCGCTGCTGGCCGGCACGCACAGCACCACCGGCCAGCAGCGCCACGCGGGCTATGCCGAGGCGCTGGCCGCGCGCGGGATCGCGCCGCAACCGCTCTGGGTGGAGCCCACGCGCGATGCGGGCGAGCGCACCACGGCGCAGCTGCTCTCGGCCGCCGCCGGCAAGCGCCCCGATGCGCTGCTGGCCACCAACGGCCTGCTGCTGCTCGGTGCGCTGCAGGCCGTGCAGGCCGCGGGCCTGCGCACCCCGCAGGACATCGGCATCGCCGGTTTCGACAACAACGACTGGACCGCGCTGCCCGCCCTCGACGTGACCACGGTCGCCCAGCCCACCTACGACATCGGCCGCACGGCGGCGGAACTGCTGCTGCAGCGCATGCAGGACCCCGCACGGCCGGCCCGGCGCGTGGTGCTGGAGGGCGAACTGGTGGTGCGCGGATCGAGCGCGGGGCGCGGCGCGGCAGGCGCCCGCCCGCGGCCGGCCGTCAGGGTTTCGGGCGGAAGCTGA
- a CDS encoding leucine-rich repeat domain-containing protein: MRLPHTPRHSAAATPSRSPQHTLSASPFRSPLHPRAAAASPSASALAPPLQQDIDQWLKRSLQAAEPQPAEAEASHTPARPSAGAPARSATADAPTGKEARKALRQAADEIRNAAAHGSPQLSLNFHLPAETLPETLGHLQSLHELILRSTALRSLPDSLEALRQLRQLSIGPSPELHALPRTLVTLPALEQLELNGVALKAWPEDIGMLERLQALTQTGGTYRSLPDSFVELKNLRHLDLRDLGKFRELPENIGQMQSLRSLSVQATRLSELPASLADMSLLRELRLDNNKRLQRLPITLGHMQGLTSLSLNGCSSLKTLPVGIGDLKLLRKLDLRGTGIDHLPRSLARLSPHCEILVPSHLKQALAQLRNPAAAAGDAGPSRGTPGSGESTRVRIEQLRTDLEAADPGLAAHFGKWASGFMIQARYGAQPPGPGVVDMIEAVVAEAVRSAAYRSAFGDFLELHAPKVRDPLQGVTVAVQDQEIRGDAGTAYAHLLEYRLTHTTDHEEALSLLTEAIENPDMHMTVPKLVGGWDSVSRAYEIWPPLRAYIALHDKKGAAAMDKRQKSAMADHQKAEKGKMKENELNERALKAKKLAESAIEARARELASQWKFPAEAPPAPRRAVGIRIG, encoded by the coding sequence ATGCGCCTGCCGCACACGCCGCGGCATTCCGCTGCCGCGACACCCTCGCGATCGCCGCAGCACACGCTTTCAGCCTCGCCGTTCCGATCACCGCTGCATCCGCGGGCGGCAGCAGCCTCTCCGTCCGCGAGCGCACTGGCTCCCCCGCTCCAGCAAGACATCGACCAGTGGCTGAAGCGCAGCCTGCAGGCGGCCGAGCCGCAGCCTGCGGAAGCCGAAGCATCCCATACGCCCGCACGGCCCAGCGCCGGTGCACCCGCCCGCAGCGCCACGGCCGATGCCCCGACCGGGAAGGAGGCACGGAAAGCGCTGCGGCAGGCCGCTGACGAGATCCGCAATGCCGCCGCCCACGGGAGCCCCCAGCTGTCGCTGAACTTCCACCTCCCTGCCGAAACGTTGCCGGAAACCCTGGGGCATCTGCAGTCGCTCCATGAACTGATCCTCCGATCCACGGCACTCCGGTCGCTGCCCGACAGCCTGGAGGCGCTGCGGCAACTGCGCCAACTCTCCATCGGACCCAGCCCCGAACTCCACGCGCTTCCGCGCACCCTCGTGACGCTGCCGGCGCTGGAGCAGCTCGAACTGAACGGCGTTGCGCTGAAGGCATGGCCCGAAGACATCGGCATGCTGGAGCGCCTCCAGGCCCTGACCCAGACCGGCGGGACCTACCGCAGCCTGCCGGACAGCTTCGTGGAGCTGAAGAACCTGCGACACCTCGATCTGCGCGACCTGGGCAAATTCCGCGAGCTGCCGGAGAACATCGGGCAGATGCAGAGCCTGCGCTCGCTCTCCGTGCAAGCCACACGGCTGAGCGAGCTGCCTGCCAGCCTGGCGGACATGTCCCTCCTGCGGGAACTCCGGCTGGACAACAACAAGAGGCTTCAGAGGTTGCCCATCACCCTGGGCCACATGCAGGGGTTGACGTCGCTGTCCTTGAACGGCTGTTCCAGTCTGAAGACGTTGCCCGTGGGCATCGGCGACCTGAAATTGCTGCGCAAGCTGGATCTGAGGGGCACGGGCATCGACCACCTGCCGCGGTCCCTGGCCCGGCTGTCGCCCCATTGCGAAATCCTGGTGCCGAGCCACTTGAAGCAGGCACTGGCGCAACTGCGCAACCCGGCAGCCGCCGCGGGCGATGCGGGCCCGTCTCGCGGCACGCCCGGCTCCGGCGAATCGACCCGCGTGCGCATCGAACAGCTGCGCACCGACCTCGAGGCGGCTGATCCCGGGCTGGCTGCGCATTTCGGCAAGTGGGCTTCGGGCTTCATGATCCAGGCACGGTACGGCGCGCAGCCGCCCGGCCCGGGCGTGGTGGACATGATCGAAGCGGTGGTGGCCGAAGCCGTGCGTTCAGCGGCGTACCGGAGCGCCTTCGGCGATTTCCTGGAACTCCATGCCCCCAAGGTGCGCGACCCTCTCCAGGGCGTGACGGTGGCAGTGCAGGACCAGGAAATCCGCGGCGATGCGGGCACGGCCTATGCGCACCTGCTGGAGTACCGGCTCACGCACACGACCGACCACGAAGAGGCCCTGTCCCTGCTGACCGAAGCGATCGAGAACCCCGACATGCACATGACAGTCCCCAAACTGGTGGGCGGATGGGACTCCGTCAGCCGAGCCTACGAGATATGGCCCCCCTTGCGCGCCTACATCGCCCTGCACGACAAGAAAGGGGCCGCGGCCATGGACAAGCGCCAGAAGTCGGCCATGGCCGATCACCAAAAGGCCGAGAAGGGCAAGATGAAGGAAAACGAGCTCAACGAGCGCGCGCTGAAAGCCAAGAAGCTGGCCGAATCCGCCATCGAAGCGCGCGCCAGGGAGCTTGCCAGCCAGTGGAAATTCCCCGCCGAAGCCCCGCCTGCACCGCGGCGCGCGGTCGGCATCAGGATCGGCTGA
- a CDS encoding Hsp70 family protein: MPSEAESVRRTIIGIDLGTTNSLVAVWKDGRSVLIPNALGELLTPSCVSLDEDGTVLVGRAAMERLQTHPERTAAHFKRYMGSDRTVVLGNRAFRPEELSSLVLRALKADAEAFLGEPVDEAVITVPAYFSDAQRKATRAAGALAGLRVERLLNEPTAAALAYGLHQRDTETRFLVFDLGGGTFDVSILEMFEGVMEVRASAGDNFLGGEDFLQALLNLFFERMKLPEALRRNSRFMQRLVAAAERAKRELSEHPRATLAIEHEGRRLSMEVDEPLLEQACAALLKQLRLPVERALRDANLRSAMLDNVVLAGGATRMPMIRRLATTMFGRFPAIDFNPDEVVAMGAAIQAGLKARDAALSEVVMTDVSPYSLGVAVSKRLPDGSSSHGHFDPVIERNTTVPVSRMKNYIPTTEGQSTIDLRIYQGESRMVQDNIHLGNLQIDLPGGPRGESAVDVRFSYDVNGLLEVEAVVCSTQKRFRVVIEGNPGLLTEAEIAERLEAMSALKIHPRDAMENRTVLARAERVYAQLRGPAREWLADQILQFEAGLATQDGRMAAQARARLEEQLAHLERSGAVLGDDQP; the protein is encoded by the coding sequence ATGCCCAGCGAAGCAGAAAGCGTCCGGCGGACCATCATCGGCATCGATCTCGGAACCACCAACAGCCTCGTGGCGGTATGGAAGGACGGCCGCTCCGTCCTGATCCCCAATGCGCTGGGGGAGTTGCTGACGCCGTCCTGCGTGAGCCTGGACGAAGACGGCACCGTGCTGGTGGGGCGGGCGGCCATGGAGCGCCTGCAGACGCACCCGGAGCGCACGGCCGCGCATTTCAAGCGCTACATGGGCAGCGACCGGACGGTGGTGCTGGGGAACCGGGCCTTCCGCCCCGAGGAACTGTCGTCCCTGGTGCTGCGCGCCCTCAAGGCCGATGCCGAAGCCTTCCTGGGCGAGCCCGTGGACGAGGCCGTGATCACCGTGCCCGCCTATTTCTCGGACGCGCAGCGCAAGGCGACGCGTGCGGCCGGCGCGCTGGCCGGCCTGCGGGTCGAGCGCCTGCTGAACGAGCCCACGGCCGCGGCGCTGGCCTACGGGCTCCACCAGCGGGACACCGAGACCCGCTTCCTCGTCTTCGACCTGGGCGGTGGCACGTTCGATGTGTCCATCCTGGAGATGTTCGAGGGCGTGATGGAAGTCCGCGCCTCCGCGGGCGACAACTTCCTGGGGGGCGAGGATTTCCTGCAGGCACTGCTGAACCTGTTCTTCGAGCGCATGAAGCTGCCCGAGGCCCTGCGCAGGAACAGCCGGTTCATGCAGCGGCTCGTGGCGGCCGCGGAGCGCGCCAAGCGCGAGCTCAGCGAGCACCCCCGCGCCACGCTGGCGATCGAGCATGAGGGGCGGCGGCTGTCGATGGAGGTGGACGAGCCCCTGCTGGAGCAGGCCTGCGCCGCGCTGCTCAAGCAGCTGCGGCTGCCGGTCGAGCGCGCGCTGCGCGACGCCAACCTGCGCAGCGCCATGCTGGACAACGTGGTGCTGGCGGGCGGCGCCACGCGCATGCCGATGATCCGGCGGCTGGCGACGACGATGTTCGGCCGTTTCCCCGCCATCGACTTCAACCCCGACGAAGTGGTCGCCATGGGGGCCGCCATCCAGGCCGGCCTGAAGGCCAGGGACGCCGCGCTCAGCGAGGTGGTGATGACCGACGTGTCGCCCTATTCGCTCGGCGTGGCGGTGAGCAAGCGGTTGCCGGACGGAAGCTCCAGCCATGGCCATTTCGATCCCGTCATCGAGCGGAACACGACCGTGCCGGTCAGCCGCATGAAGAACTACATCCCCACCACCGAGGGCCAGTCCACCATCGATTTGCGCATCTACCAGGGCGAGTCACGCATGGTGCAGGACAACATCCATCTGGGAAATCTCCAGATCGATCTGCCCGGCGGGCCGCGCGGGGAGTCGGCGGTCGATGTGCGCTTCAGCTACGACGTGAATGGCCTCCTCGAGGTGGAAGCGGTCGTGTGCAGCACGCAGAAGAGATTCCGGGTGGTGATCGAGGGCAATCCGGGCCTGCTGACCGAGGCGGAGATCGCCGAGCGGCTGGAGGCGATGAGCGCGCTGAAGATCCACCCGCGCGATGCCATGGAAAACCGCACCGTGCTGGCGCGGGCCGAGCGGGTCTATGCGCAGTTGCGCGGCCCGGCCAGGGAGTGGCTGGCGGACCAGATCCTGCAGTTCGAGGCCGGGCTGGCGACGCAGGACGGCCGCATGGCAGCGCAGGCCCGGGCGCGCCTGGAGGAGCAGCTCGCGCACCTGGAGCGCAGCGGGGCCGTGCTCGGCGACGACCAGCCCTGA